ATTACCATAAATACATTCAAGAAAATACTTATAGCAGTTGCTACACTAACCTTAACTCTTAGTTTATTTGCAGGTTGTACACCAAAGTCAGATAAACCACCAGTAGTGAATAATAAAGAGTTTGAAATTGAAACTATTAACTTAGAGAATCAGGTTAATTTTACAGGCAGAGTAACATTTGAAAAGGCCTTAGAATTAAAATATGAAGGTCAACAAGTAGAGTATTTTGGTGAAAAATTAGTAGCTAAAATTAAGTTTAGTCAAAACTTACCTACAGGTAAGAACATTAGCACAAATAATTTGGCATCCAAAACATCTATAGAAGAAATAATTAAAAAAGCTAACCCCAACATAGACTTAAAGGTTGAAATTACTAAAGATGAATTAGAAATAACCGTAAGTGATTCGGTTGAAGCAACAGAAGACAAAGAGTACGAAATTAAAATTCCAAAAACTATTCAAAGTGTTTCTGGAAAAACCTTAAAAGAAGACTCAACTATCAAGTTAAAAATGAAACCACATACCTTTGTAAAAGCTGTTAACAAAAGTAAGTCAAACCCATTGTTCTTTGACGGTACTTACAACACCTATTACATTAATGTTCAGGAGAATTCTAGTTTAGTTTTTTATTTACAGTTTAATAACGATATAGACAAAGCAGAGGCATTAAAAAAAGCTAAAGAAGCATGTGATTCACTAAATGCAACCTATAAATGGATTACAGATAAAGAGCTTAAGATATATCTACCAAAAATAAAAACAGATGAAGAACTAAAAATTGATTTAACAGATGTAATAGATAAAGACGGAGAGAAACTTTATACTAGTCCTGTTATATCTATTTTAGTAGGTAAATAGAACAACAATCCTTAAAGTATAACTTTAAACAGTTATAATAAATACTGGCCAAAGCATAATATTAAATAGCTTTAGTCAGTATTTTTTTTATGACCATGTAATAAATAATTGCCTTATTCTCTAACAGTAGTTAAGTTTCTTTAAGTGAATATAAATGTTAAAATACTGATTTAAGATATTATTTAAATCAGTATTTTTTGATTTACTAAAGTTAAAAAAATAATAATTACTTGAAAATAAATGAAACATATTTCCTTTTTCAATCGTGTACATGGTGCAAGGAGGAAAACATGAACAGAAGTGATATATATCAAAATATAAATAACATTAATAAAATTGTTGAAGACTATTCAGATATGGTCTTACGATTGGCATACATGTATGTAAAAAACATTTCCGATGCAGAAGATATAACACAAGAGGTATTTATAAAATTTTTTAATTCAAAAATAGAGTTTAGGGATAAAGAGCATATAAAAGCTTGGTTAATTACAGTTACCAAAAACGCAGCTAAAGATAACGTAAAGTCTTGGTGGAAGAGAATGACATCAATCTTTGAGGATAACTTTACGGTAACAGATAATTACTTTGGTAGTGATGTTATAAAGCAAGTTCTCGACTTGCCCCTTAAATACCGAGATATTATTTACTTATATTACTATGAAGGATATTCAACAGTTGAAATAGCAAAAAAACTTAGTATGAAAGAGGCCACTGTAAGAACCAGATTAAGTCGTGGTAGGTCACTTCTTAAAATAGAATTAGGAGGGTTAGTATGAAAAATAACTTAAATGATTTTAATAAAATAAAAGCAAGTGACAATTTAAAGCAAAGAATTTTAAATTCTGTAATATATGAAGAAGATAGAAAGGTAAAAAAAATGAAAACATATAATAATGTAAAGAAAAAAAGAGCATTTGCTCCAATGATAGCTGTTATACTTATAGCTTTTAGTAGTCTTATGGTGTATGGAGTAACTAAACTTGAATATTTTAAAAGCTATTTTGGTGAGAGCATTTATTTAGTAAAAGAAGATGTGTATCAAGATATATTAACTGTAAAGAATGACAATTATACTGTAACTTTAGAGGCTGTATTAGCTGATGATTATAGATTATCATCTGTAATTTCAATTAAGGCTAATAAAAAAGAGCTTATAACAACATTAGATTCTATGAAAAAAAATATTAAACTGCAAAGAAAAGAAAATGGAATTATAGCATACACCTATGGTGTTAAAGAATTAAAGCAACACGATACTGAAGACACTAAGTACTTTTTAATTAATACTGTAGCCTTAAGTAATAAGCTAACAGACATTGTTAAATTGAGTGTTAATGAAAAATTAGTATTAAATATTCCTACAAAAAGTACTCTTAACTACAAAACAATAAATATTGATAGTAAGTATTATAAAGACTCAGATTATGTACCCAAAAAAATAACAGTTTCTCAAATTGGTTTAATGGTAGAAGGTTTTGAAAACAAAGTACAACACCAAATACCAAATCCTCAGGTAACATTAGTGTTTGAGAATAATAAAAAAGTTGTTGTTTGGGATGGTGGTCCCGATGAAATGACTATGACGGGTTATAGAGATGATAAAGAGCAAAATAACTCAACAACTGTTTTTTGTAGTTTTCCTAATATAGTTGATGTGAATAAGTTAACAAAAGTAATAGTAGATAATCAAGACTATATCATACAATAAAAGCAATTAGGGACATGGTAAGGTACATACTATGTCCCTAATTGGTTTAAATGTTTTTTTACATGTTAATTATAAATCCTTCTTTACAAATATTTCATAAAAACTTATTATAAAACATAGTAGATTAAAATTGCTTTGAGTAAACTAAATTACTTGTAAAATTTTTTTACTTATTTTATTACCAAGTAGTAAAGAAAGGGTTTTGTAACATGGCTGAAAATAAATATAATAACAACATAAATAATTCGAAAATTATATTGAGTAATAATACTGTGTATGATCATAACACCAATAAAACAGTTTATGAAAATAATAGCCATGAACCTCTTAATACAGGATTAGTACTTAATGACAAGTATCAGCTAATAGATATACTTTCTAACAATACCGGAGAAGCAGCTATTTACTTGTGTTTATATAATAATCAAAACTATGTTGCCAAAATATATTTTAAGAGTCATAAACATAAACAAGAAATCTCAAAGCGTATAAACAATGTTAATTCAAATTATGTTATTAAAATTTTAGAAGAGGGCTGGCTGGGCGAACGTTTTTACGAAATAATGCCTTACTACCATCAAGGAGATTTATTACAGGCAGGAAAAATAGATTATAAAACCCTAAAAAATTTAATAATACCTTGCATTAATGAAGGATTAAAAGATATTCACCAAATAGGAGTTTTACATAGAGATATAAAGCCTAATAATATTTTTTTTAACGATACTAAAAGCAAAGTAATTTTAGGCGACTTTGGTATAAGTACAACCTTAAAGAATGAAAATAGCGTTGTATATACCTCGGTTGCAAGAACACTTGGTTATGCCTCTCCGGAAACAGCACATGGTTATTTTTCTAAGGAGTCAGACTACTACGCTTTTGGTATTACCATACTGCATCTTGCTTTAGGAAAAAGCCCCTTTTTAAATATGACAGAGCAGCAAATAGTGTTTAATACCCTAAATAAAGCAATTGAAATACCCAAAACAGTAGAGCTTTCACTAGCCTACTTAATAAAAGGCCTTACCCTAAAAGATAGAACACAACGTTGGGGATACAACGAGGTTGTAAAATGGTTAAAAGGAAATCCTATAAAACTAGTAAATAGCTATAATATAAAACCCCAAAATGTTTATGTATTTGAGGCAAATAGTTATACTAACTTAGGTGAACTTGCTATAGGCTTAGCTCATAGCTGGCAGCAGGCTAAAAAACATTTGTACCGGGGACTAATACAAGACTTTTTAAAACAGCATGGTCAAGACCTAGTATCTAAGTGTATAGATTGCACTAATGAAAAAAATAAAGATATAGGATTGTTTAAACTGCTTTATATACTTAACAAAGATTTGCCTTTATGCTGGCGAGGACAAACCTTTAAGACACTAAAAGATTTAGGTACATTAATTAATTCTCAATTGCCAACAATTCAAGAAAGATATCTGACTATGTTACAAAGTAAAGTCTTATCTCACTATATGCAAATAAAAGGATTTAATGCAAGTAAAATAGCCAGTGTAAGGTATATTGAAAAACTAGCTCAAACAAATAAGGTTAAGGCTTATTTAAAATTAAGTTACTTGTTAACAAATAATAGTCAATTTAAATTTCAAGATAAAAGCTTTTATAAGCTTAACGATTTACTAATATATTTAAAACAGCAGCAAAATTATCTACAAACTAATGTTAATATCTTAAACAAGAGCCTGTACTTTTTAACTTGGTTAGAGCAATTAGGTTTTATAGAGCAGTTAAAAAGTTTTGAAAAGAATCAAATAGATATATTTTCTCTTTTAGAGAGCTGTGTTATTAATAAACAGCTTGTACGTGATTTATATATCATAAAATTAAGTAAAACAAAGCAATATTACCTATATAAAAACCTTAACTCGTACAATTTTATAAACTCTCAAGCTTTCCAGTTATTAAAAAACATTACTACTTTACAATTTAATAATGAGCTTTGTATAGCTAATCTTAAACAAAATGAGTTAAAACTAAGCCAATATTTTGAGCAATTTTTAGGGTTATATCAAAATAATCCTTTACTATATGGCTTAAAAGAATACCCTATTACAGCTAAAAACCTAGAGAATAATTTAGTAAATAATAGTCCTCTAGAGTTTTCTAAGCAAAACGAAATTAAAGAGCACATTCAACAATGGTCTCAAGAGGCTAAAAAAATTGCCCATAACAATATATCTACTATAAAAAAAGATAACGCTTTACTTGTTAAAAGAAGAGAAGTTATATTTACACCAAAAATTTTAGTAGTATTTAAAATGTTGATTTCAGTTATAACAGTTTTAATAGCAACTAGGTATTTATGGTCTGCCAAAAACATTTTTAGTACGACAACTTCTAGTACAGTTATCTCATTATATATTTGTTTATTAGTTTTATGTTTATTTAGTGTGCACAAAATAGGTAAAACAGTAGTTTGGCTTAATTATAAAAAACAGTATAAAGCTATTAACTCCCAAATTAAACAACTACAACAGTTTTTTACAGATGAATACCTTAATAATAACAAGCTAAAAATTGAACATTACTTTAATCATATTAAGGATAATAGTGGTGAACTTTTTGTTCATAAACAACAAAAGTTATTAAACATAAATAGGCTATTGAATGAGAGAAAAACAATAATTTATAAAGCAAATATGCCCTTAGTAAAACTAAAATATGCCTTAGTGATATTTGTTTTAATTATTTCAGCTATATACACTAGTGGCAGTTTGCCAACATATATTCAAAAATTTCAGCAAGTTACAGGTTTACAGCTTAAAACAGCACAAACATACGTATACTATCAGCCAAAAATTAAAGCCAATGTAAGAGATAAAGGCTCACTCACTGGGCAGGTATTATTTGTAGTATCTAAAGATCAAAAATTAAAGTACTTAAACCAACAAACACAAGATAATGAAGGTAGAGTTTGGTATTACGTTGAAACCCAAAAAGGCAAAGGATGGATTTGTAAAAAAATAATAAAGCCTATTGAATAGTAAAACTATTAACATATTAAGTTGCCTACTTTATAATAGAATATACTTATAGCTATATACAGGGCTAATAATAGAATACTATTTAAATAGGGAGAAAAACAAAATGACAATAGTAGTTAACTCATTAGTACAGGCTTTAATTAATTTAGTTATTTTTTCAGCAGTCCCGTTTATATGGTGGTTAATATTTTATAGAGAAACCACTAACTTTTTTAGCTTTGTGGGTTTACACAAAATCAAAATAAAAAATACGCAAAAATACGCGTTAGTTTTTATAGCTTTAATTTTATTTTCATTAATTTTTGTAATGCTAGTTAAATACAGCCCAAGTCTTAACCAAAACTCAGCAACTACTAATATAGAGGGTACAGGGGTAATATACATAATAGCTGCATTACTGTTTTCATTTGTAAAAACTGCATTAGCTGAAGAAATCTTGTTTAGAGGTTTTATAGCAAAAAGAATGATAAGCCGTTTTGGGTTTAAACTAGGTAATATAATTCAGTGCTTTATATTTGGTGTATTGCATGGAATCTTATTTTACAAATTAGTAGGTTTAATAACAGCTATACTCATAACCCTGTTAATTAGTGTAAGTGCCTGGTTTAGTGGCTGGATTAATGAAAAACAATCTGGAGGGTCAATAATATCAAGTTGGTTATTACACGGCATATCTAACTTTATAGCCAGTTTAGTAGCATTAATTTAAATAATTTTTACGCTGGGCTTTTAATTATGGCCTAGCGTTTGTATATGTAGAAATATTTGGTTGATAGCAAGTTATATCAATTGTTATAATAAAAGTATAAACAAATATAGGGGTTGGTGTGGTGTTAAGCAATATCTTAAAATTAGTTTTTTACTTATCTTCTTTTGCACCTGTTGGTTTGGCCTTTTCTTTTGTTATGTATCAGCAGCAAAACTATAACAATGCTTTGAGATCTTTGTTAGTAAGCTTAGCCTTTATAGTTATGGCTTATGTAATAACCTTTATTGGTAAAAATAAATGCATTTCTTACACCATAAAGGTTACTGGTGTTCAAGACGATAGTAAAGCCTTATTTGTTTATGTTGTAAGCTACATATTACCCTTTGTTACTTTAGTGGTTAAAAACATCAACATAAATAATACCATGTTATTTGCTTTTATAACATTAATAATGATAATTGTGTATTTCACTAATATGCGCTTTGTTAATCCACTGCTCTTTATTATAGGATACAGATTTTACTTAGTGTCTATAGAAAATGGGGTAGATAACCTACTAATCAGCAAAAAAAATTATCGCAATAGCAATAATATTACACGAGCAACTCGTTTGTTTGAAGGAATACTTATTAACTAAGGGGGTAACATATGTTTACTAATAGTAACTTTTATATAATGTTGGGTAAAAGAGATAAACCAGAGTATCAAGTTTTAACTATGGATAAAACTAGTCAAAATGTTTTAGCAACAACTTTTACAGCTCTTTGTAATAGCTTCCTAAAAACACACAAGCTAATTAAGTTTAATGGTAAATACAAGCCCGAGCAGCATGAACTACTGTACATAAATAACTTTAGCCTTAACCCCCACATAATTAATTGCCTAGCAAACGATATTACCCTAAACAGCTATACACCTAAAAACAAACATAAAATAAGGTCAGTATTTAGTGGCTATAAAACTAATAGCAGTTATGTATTGGCATTTCAATATTTTCATAAAGAGCAGCACCTAACAAATAAGGGTCTGCAATTTTTTTATAGTAAGGATACCTTTTCTATTGAAAAAAAACAGGGCATAAGTATATTAAATAAACTAGACTGTCTCTATAAAAACAATACCTTGTACTTTAAATCCTTTATAATTACCAATAGAATACTTAATCTCTCTAAATACTACCGAGTAGCAACAAATGATGACTTACAGGTTTTTAGCCAGCTTAAAGAGCTTTATTTCGATCAAAATATAAACCTTAAAGACTTAAGTGACACAATCATTCGCAGAAAAATTGCAGAGCTACTCGATTATAACTTTTTTACTAACTTTACCGTAAAGCAAATAAAAAAAGAGGCAAAAGAGATCGGTTATGATATTCATAGCAAAAACAATAAAATAGTAATACCCAATACTCGTAAAGAACTAAAAACTCTAGTTAAATTCTTAAGTAACGAGGTATATAAAGGTGCTTTTGATAAAAAACTGCGGGAGAGTAACTCTTCTCGATATTTAATGTAATTATATTAGTTAATAATAAAAAGAATATATACTTATAGTAAAATTACTTGTGGAGAACCTTGGGGTTCTCCTAAAATGTTTTTAAACATTGACATAATAAAATTAACATGATATAACAAGTATGAAATGTATAACTTGTATGACTTTGGGGGAGGACTATATGATAATAAAAATAATACTAATCTTGTTATTGCTATTATTAGCTTTGGCAGGTCTTTACGTATATAACAACTTAAACTATTATAAAAAGCCAAAAAAGCAAACTCAAAAGGCTGGATTTGTGGAAAAACAAATACAGCTACCTAATGGTACGGTACTTAACTATGGTGAAGGACCTAATAATGGACTTTCACTTATGTTAATACATGCACAAACAGCTGCTTGGCAGGACTACGAACCAGTATTACCAGAGCTATCTAAACACTTTCATATTTATGCCATTGATTGTCATGGGCATGGTAAGTCTAGCAAAGATCCTAGTAAGTACAGTGCCGAAGAAATGGGCAAGGATTTTATTTGGTTTATAAAAAACGTAATTAAACAACAAACAATTGTATCTGGGAACTCATCAGGAGGTTTATTAGCGGCTTGGCTCGCAGCCAATTCTCCCGAAAATGTACAGGCTATTGTTTTAGAGGATCCTCCTTTTTTTTCATGTGAGGCTAATCGTTGTGAAAAGAGCTTTGCTTGGATTGATTCATTTCAACCTATGCATGAGTACCTAAAACAAACAGAACAAACAGACTATGTAATGTACTATATCAAGAATTGTCATTGGTTAAAGTACTTTGGTAATGGTAGAGAAGGAATAATAAACTACGCCCAAAAATATCGTGAAAAACACCCTAACAAAAAGCTACAGTTTTTCTTTTTGCCACCTAGCATTAATAAAACTTTTAGATTTTTAGATTACTACGACCCTCGGTTTGGTGATGGCTTTTATGATTGCTCATGGCTCAAAAACTTTAATCACGCTGAAACCTTAGCTAAAATAAACTGTGATTCGGTTTTAATACACGCTAATTTTAAGTATGAAAACGATATATTATTGGCAGCAATGGATAACAAAGATGCTCAAAAAGCCAGTTCATTAATAAAAAATAATGAACTAATAAAAGTAAATGCTAGTCACGTAGTACATAGCCATAAACCACAGCTATTTATTAAAATAATGAAAGATTTTTTAGGTAAACTGCAGAGTTAAGCCGTAAGGGTTTAGTTTGACTTTATAAAAAAAACTGTATAGTATAAAACATATAACTACTACTAAATGATTTATGTGAGGGGGGTAAGTTTTATGAAAGCACCAGAAGGAAAACATGTTTTTGGAACAGTTAAAGTTGGCTCTAAGGGGCAAATTGTTATTCCCAAAGAAGCCAGAGATATTTTTAATATTAAGCCAGGTGATACCTTACTATTACTTGGAGATGAAAAGCAGGGTATTGCGATAGTAAAAAACGAGATATTTACAAACTTTGCTTATGATATATTAAGGGCTCAAGATAAAGAACCTATAGAAGATGATTAATAGGTGTTAATACATGAAAGAGTTATTAATGATTACTGTATCCTCATTAATTATTCATAGTGCAGGATACGATAAAGAAAATAAAGTAGTTTTTATCAGGTTTTTAAAAAACAGCTCACTATATTGTTATTTTAATGTACCTTATAGTATTTTTAATGATTTAATTAACTCATCTTCGGTGGGCTCTTATTTCACTAAAAACATAAAAAATGTATATCAATATCAAAAACTCGAATAACATCAATATAAGTAAAGCGATTGCCTTTTAGCAGTCGTTTTTTTAGCTTTAAACCACTAGTGCAAAGCTTATAACTTAGTGAATCTAGTGTATTGACAGTTGATTGTATCCGTGGTATAACTGGTATAATAAGTCATACATGTATTACTAGTATGAAAAATCGAGCAATTTGCTGGAGGTGTTAATAGTGAAAGCAATAGAAATAAAAAACCTAACCAAAAAATATAAAGAACATTGTGCTGTAAACTCACTAAACTTAAGCATAAAAAAAGGAGAGTTTTTTGCTTTGCTTGGCCAAAATGGTGCCGGTAAAACTACGACCATAAAAATGTTATGTTGTTTACTAACTGCAACCAGTGGTGACGCCATTTTATTAGGGGATAGCATAATAAATAATAGCGAGGCAGTTAAACAAAAAATAAACGTATCTCCTCAAGAAACAGCAGTAGCTCCTAATTTAACAGTCAAAGAAAACCTCGAGATGTTTGCCCAAATTTACGGTAGCAATAAAAAACAAGCCAAACAAAAGGCAAGTGAAATGATAAAAACATTTTCACTTAGTGAAAAAGCTAATACCAGAGCAAAATCATTATCTGGTGGAATGCAAAGAAGATTAAGCATTGCTTTAGCCTTAATCTCTAACCCTCAAATTATATTTTTAGATGAACCAACGTTGGGTTTAGATGTACGCGCAAGACGAGAGCTGTGGAAACATATTAAAAGCCTTAAAGGAAAAATAACTATAGTATTAACAACCCACTATCTCGAAGAAGCCGAAGCCCTAGCAGATAGAATAGCTATTATGCATAATGGTAACCTACAAGCCTTAGGTACCGTAAATGAAATAAAAGAGCAAACAAATGAGCAATCACTTGAGGAAGCATTTTTAAAACTAACAGATATGGAGGTAATATAATGAAAAGCCTAGCCTTTGCCTCACGTAATCGTAAAGAAATTTTAAGAGATCCCTTAACTATCATAATAGGTATGGGTTTACCCGTAATACTACTAGTGTTATTATCTATAATGCAAAAAAGCATACCTAATAACCTCTATAATATTGAAAAACTAGCACCAGGGATTGCCGTTTTTAGCTTTTCGTTTATATCATTATTCACTGGTATGTTAATAGCGAAAGACCGTAGCAGTAGTTTTTTAATGAGAGTATTTGCTTCACCTTTAACAGCCCAAGAATATATCTTAGGTTATACTATTCCAGTACTGCCAATTGCCTTGTTACAAATAATAATTTGTTTCACAACAGCCTTTTTCTTTGGCTTAAACTTTGCCTTAAGCGTAATAGCAGCTAGTCTAGTATTAATGCTAATATCCTTGCTTTATATAGGCTTTGGCTTACTGTTTGGAGTAGTATTAACAGATAAACAAGTAGGAGGATTTTTCGCCATCTTTGTTAACATAACAACATGGCTAAGCGGAACATGGTTTGAGTTAAGCCTAGTAGGGGGCATGTTTAAGAAAATAGCCTACACTCTACCATTTGCACACGCTGTAGATGCCGTAAAATATACCCTAGCAGGTAACTACAATCAAATACTTACCCCAATGTTATGGGTGGCTGTTTATACAGTAGTGGTATTTGTGTTGGCTATAGCTATATTCAATAAAAGACTAAAAGCCTAAGAACCATTAAAAATGCTTGCTCTCGGCGTTGTACGCATTTTACAACTTAACTGTATTGCGTTTACCTGCAAAACTACTAGTGCCTAAACAGCAAAGATTTTTAACAATTCTTTGAGTTTGCAAACGTTGGAGACGGGTGATTTTGTTCGTTTTTCGAACAAAATCACCCGTCCCCAGCGTTCGTTATTTTAAAATATTAAAAAGCAACTACAAAATGTGTTATTATAATAGCGATAATGAAAACGTAAGGAGAAAATCAATGACCAATATCCCAAATTGCCCAAAATGCAATTCAGAATATACCTACGAAGATGCAGCAATGTATGTCTGCCCCGAGTGTTCTCACGAGTGGCCAATAGAAGTAGCTGAGGCTGTTGCTGAAGAAAACGTAGTTAAAGATGCCAACGGCAATATTCTTAACGATGGCGACTCAGTAACTATAATAAAAGACCTAAAAGTAAAAGGCTCATCATCAGATCTTAAAAGAGGAACAAAGGTAAAAAACATTCGCCTAGTAGAAGGCGATCACAATATAGATTGTAAAATAGATGGCTTTGGAGCAATGAAATTAAAATCGGAGTTTGTGAAAAAACTGTAAATTATTAAGGTAAGTTAAATTTGAATAAAAAAGATGTGTTTTGTAGTGGGGCAGTCGCGAAGTAATAGCTTTGTTTTTGTTGTTTACTAAACATATAGTATAAGTTGTCTGTCAGTAGGGAGTCACCTCTGTGTGATTCCGTTGTGGATACTTAGTTAACGTGTATTTAAGTACAATATATTGAGAGTGCACAATATAAAAAAAAGTACAGTCTCAAACTGAAGAAAAATCTGTTACCCTACTATTCATTGATATATTGATTTCCCCCCAAAACAGACCATTATTAATGATCTGTAGCAAGATTATATTGCATCTGATTTTCATTTTAATATAAGCTTCATTACAGCGTGTCTATCGAACAAAATCTTCGATTGTGCGAACGCTGGGGACGGGTAATTTTGTTCGTTTTCCGAACAAAATTACCCGTCCCCAGCGTTCGTAAATTACATAAATTAGTTTATATTAAAATATATATCAATTAAGTGCTTTGTTTTAAAATTCCTTAACTAAAAAATGACGGTTCTTTGCCAATTTCGCCTATTGTTTGCCAATGACGCTTTTTAAGTGATTCTAAGGAGCGTTTTGCATACTTATCGAAATCTTCTTCATGTCCTGCTATAGCATTCACAGTGCACCGCACAGGCAATCCAACTATAAAACGTTTAATACATCCTTCATTACAGCGTGTACAACGAACAATATCTGCTATTTTTCCTGCAGCATACTTGTTTACCCATTCTGGATCAGCTATTTGTTGCCTACCTTGTGAAATCATATCTACGTCACCATTTCGAACTGCTTCTTCTGCTAATTTAGGATCATGAACTGATGGACAAATAAGTGGAATGTTTAATCCCTGTTTTACTATTTTAGCCTTAGGTAATACCTGACCCTCTTTACGGGGAATAAAGTCACTCATACATTCATAAGAGCCATCCGATAAATGAATAAAATTAGCACCAAAACTCTCTAATTTTTTAGCTACTTCATTAGCATACTTAGGAGTAATATCTCCTTCAATTTCTACTGAGGCACTAATTCTCACTCCAATTACAAAGTCAGGTCCTACATACTTTCTCATTGAATCAATGCTCTC
This Clostridium sp. 'deep sea' DNA region includes the following protein-coding sequences:
- a CDS encoding zinc ribbon domain-containing protein YjdM → MTNIPNCPKCNSEYTYEDAAMYVCPECSHEWPIEVAEAVAEENVVKDANGNILNDGDSVTIIKDLKVKGSSSDLKRGTKVKNIRLVEGDHNIDCKIDGFGAMKLKSEFVKKL